From a single Girardinichthys multiradiatus isolate DD_20200921_A chromosome 17, DD_fGirMul_XY1, whole genome shotgun sequence genomic region:
- the LOC124882979 gene encoding protein O-mannosyl-transferase TMTC2-like isoform X3: MLHGLVTALVTALSHSLLGRGLWSLLAGLLFASHPVHTEAVAGVVGRADVGAALFFLLSLLCYVRHCGLRGDKWKAFQRRTCGGSSTTRCWGWMLGSLWCAAASMLWKEQGVTVLAVLAVYDLFVFQKLRFRQALLLLLGKKKNLSVLLSLCTLACWGGILLSARLYWMGNKPPNFSNSDNPAADSPHFLTRTLTFLYLPAANAWLLLCPEKLSFDWSMDAVPLVRSLANWRNLHTVTFYCGLILLALFGLRGSVFAARETNGKAHVTNGKSITNGNGYHAPDTNQNTDLGLPKPTLNGSAVLHHCYSQTSLPPTESLVVFSLGMLALPFIPAANLFFYVGFVIAERVLYIPSIGYCILVATGARTLYVRLRTKACKAIMLCLCIGLVLLNGLKTVQRNKDWSNEENLYKSGIHVNPAKAWGNLGNVLKNQGKMAEAEKAYRNALHYRGNMADMLYNLGLLLQENERFSEALHYYKLAIGSRPTLASAYLNTGIILMNQGNLEEAKRTFLTCADIPDENLKDPHAHKSSVTSCLYNLGKLLHEHGQQEEALSVYKEAVQKMPKQFAPHSLFNMMGEAYMRLNRLEEAGYWYRESLKAKPDHIPAHLTYGKLLSIIGEKSEAEKYYLRAIQLDPTKGNCYMHYGQFLLEQYRPKEAAEMAERAAELDFDEFDVVFNAAHMLRQASLNEAAERQYERAASLRPDYPAALMNLGAILHLNGKLPEAEANYLRALVLKPDDAITQSNLGKLWNIMKRQGLRTKQKADP; encoded by the exons ATGCTCCATGGCCTGGTCACGGCCCTGGTCACGGCCCTCAGTCACTCGCTGCTCGGCAGGGGGCTGTGGAGCCTTTTAGCCGGGCTCCTTTTCGCCTCTCATCCGGTGCACACTGAAGCGGTCGCTGGTGTAGTTGGGAGGGCGGATGTTGGTGCTGCTTTGTTTTTCCTGCTGTCTCTTCTCTGCTATGTGAGACACTGTGGGCTACGAGGTGACAAATGGAAGGCCTTTCAGAGGAGGACATGTGGCGGCAGCTCTACTACCAGATGCTGGGGCTGGATGTTGGGCAGCCTGTGGTGTGCAGCTGCcagcatgttgtggaaggagcAGGGTGTGACCGTGCTGGCTGTGTTGGCTGTGTATGACCTCTTTGTGTTCCAGAAGCTCCGCTTTCGTCAGGCACTTCTGCTCCTATTAGGAAAG aaAAAGAACCTAAGTGTTTTGCTGAGTCTCTGCACGTTGGCCTGCTGGGGAGGGATTTTGCTGTCAGCCCGCCTCTACTGGATGGGAAACAAACCTCCAAACTTCTCCAACTCAGACAACCCAGCAGCTGATTCCCCACATTTTCTCACTCGGACACTAACATTCCTATACTTGCCTGCTGCCAACGCCTGGCTCCTGCTCTGCCCCGAAAAGCTCAGCTTTGACTGGTCCATGGATGCTGTGCCCTTGGTCAGGTCCCTGGCCAACTGGAGGAACCTTCACACTGTTACCTTTTATTGCGGATTGATCCTCTTGGCTTTGTTTGGCCTCCGAGGTTCTGTTTTTGCAGCGAGGGAGACCAATGGGAAAGCCCATGTAACAAATGGAAAATCTATCACTAATGGGAATGGTTACCATGCCCCTGACACAAACCAAAACACAGACCTAGGGTTGCCAAAACCCACCCTGAATGGGTCCGCTGTACTTCACCACTGTTACTCACAGACATCCCTGCCCCCCACAGAAAGCTTAGTTGTATTTTCACTGGGCATGTTAGCATTGCCTTTTATCCCAGCCGCAAACTTATTCTTTTATGTGGGTTTTGTAATTGCAGAGAGGGTACTATATATTCCCAGTATAGGCTATTGCATACTAGTTGCAACAGGTGCACGAACCTTGTATGTCAGACTGAGGACTAAAGCCTGCAAGGCTATAATGTTGTGTCTTTGCATCGGACTTGTGCTACTGAATGGGCTCAAAACAGTTCAAAGGAACAAAGACTGGAGCAATGAAGAAAATCTCTACAAGTCTGGGATCCATGTGAACCCTGCAAAAG CCTGGGGAAACCTGGGTAATGTACTGAAGAACCAGGGCAAGATGGCGGAGGCGGAAAAGGCTTACCGAAATGCTCTTCACTACCGAGGGAACATGGCTGACATGCTGTATAACCT GGGTTTGCTGCTGCAGGAGAATGAACGTTTTTCTGAGGCGCTGCATTATTACAAGCTTGCCATTGGGAGTCGACCAACTTTGGCGT CAGCTTACTTGAACACAGGAATAATCCTGATGAACCAGGGAAACCTAGAAGAGGCCAAGCGCACCTTCCTCACTTGTGCTGACATTCCGGATGAGAACTTGAAGGATCCTCATGCCCACAAGAGTTCTGTCACCAGCTGCCTGTACAACTTGGGGAAGCTGCTTCATGAGCATGGCCAGCAGGAG GAGGCTCTGTCTGTTTATAAAGAAGCTGTGCAGAAAATGCCAAAACAGTTTGCACCACACAGCCTTTTCAACATGATGG GAGAGGCCTACATGAGGCTGAATAGGCTGGAGGAGGCTGGCTATTGGTACAGAGAGTCCCTCAAAGCCAAACCTGACCACATCCCTGCCCATCTCACCTATGGCAAACTTTTGTCAATCATT GGTGAAAAGAGTGAAGCAGAGAAATATTACCTGAGAGCAATTCAGCTAGATCCAACTAAAGGAAACTGCTACATGCACTATG GTCAGTTCCTGTTGGAGCAATACCGACCtaaagaagctgcagagatggcTGAGAGAGCTGCGGAGCTGGACTTCGATGAATTTGATGTGGTCTTCAATGCTGCTCACATGCTAAG ACAGGCCAGTCTAAATGAGGCAGCAGAGCGGCAGTATGAACGTGCAGCCAGCCTCAGACCAGAT